The genomic DNA tacacacagcaccccccatattgacagacaaaaaaaagaatttttgaaattgttgcagatttattaaaaaagaaaaactgaaatatcacatggtcctaagtattcagaccctttgctcagtatttagtagaagcacccttttgagctaatacagccatgagtcttcttgggaaagatgcaacaagtttttcacacctggatttggggatcctctgccattcctccttgcaggtcctctccagttctgtcaggttggatggtaaacgttggtggacagccatttttaggtctctccagagatgctcaattgggtttaagtcagggctctggctgggccattcaagaacagtcacagagttgttgtgaagccactccttcgttattttagctgtgtgcttagggtcattgtcttgttggaaggtaaaccttcggcccagtctgaggtccttagcactctggagaaggtttttgtccaggatatccctgtacttggccgcattcatctttccctcgattgcaaccagtcgtcctgtccctgcagctgaaaaacactcccacagcatgatgctaccaccgccatgcttcactgtggggactgtattggacaagtgatgagcagtgcctggttgtctccacacataccgcttagaattaaggccaactcccgcatggagtttgctaaaagacacctgaaggactctgagatggtgagaaataagattctctggtctgatgagaccaagatagaactttttggccttaattctaagcggtatgtgtggtaAATATCCAAAAGGACAGAGACATCTGATGTTTGTCACATTCTCAAGTGTACACTGCAGGTGCTTTGAGCACGACTGTAATTATTTAGTCCATGTTGACTTAATTATGAAGAATAAACTTCACTGACAATAAAGTTGTTCTTCATTAATCCCCTGAAATACATCTTACTAGAACAATTTTGCATACCGTCCAGACTCCCATAAGCAGAAAAAGTAGTTTTGAAAGCAAGGTGAGTGACCATTGCAAACAAAGTAgggtataaatgtatttttataacatAAGAAAAAATAAGGGAATAAGTCatagtattttaaaaatttattggTGCTTTAAAATGGTAATTTTTCAGAATAAAAAGCTGTTTGGAAGCCAACAGATCTCACTTTTGCTCAAGAACTAAGCCAGATGACTTGATACACTAATAAATGTTAGCCTGCCCATCAAAAAtataagctttctttctttctgccatttcTCAAACTTGTATGTATAAGTTTTGAATTGCAGCACATTCAGCAATTCTTTTTCTGTGGTTTTTGTTGCACTTATAAAGGACCAGTAATGATTACATAATAAAACGTCTTTCATTACAGTTCTGTGTAAAAGTAAACATTTCTGCTTTGTAAGGATATATAACATGAGGATTTCTTTGATGCGCACAACAAAATGTCTATTCATTTGACAAGTCCAAGTAGGCATTTTGGTAGGCTTATTTGCATATGAAGAGTTATTTCCTCAAGAGCTGGAGTAACATTTGCAGCTCTTTGCAGTTACATTTTGGGAGGAGGAACTGCCAGTTTGAAAATGCGCTATTGATTTGGGGACAAACACAGCAGaatggcatttatttatttaccaataaAGTGTCTTATCAAGCAATCGCTGTAATGCAGAAGCAAGTCTGCATGTCTTAAAGTTAAACCTCTGCTCTTTCAAAAGTCAACATGTTAGGTATTTTAAACATCAGATTGAGCAACTATGTGCACTGCACGTTACTTTGAGAAGAAAACAAATGCTTGCATACTTACCAGTTTgttaataattaacaaataactTTCAAATGCACATATGCAATGTATGAgctactttttagtgcatttctcAAAATGCATCTTAAGCAGCATAAAGTTCTACTTTATTAGCCCTGCCCCTAAAGTCGCCTAGAAAAAAAGCATACTAATTCAGTTGAAAACTAAGTTGATTGGTAATCATATATTTTCATTGTTAGTTCTTCAGTAGaatgaaataaatttttaaagTGAACGTGACCTCATAATTTCATAACCAAATATGACAAAATGTATAAATGAGCACAAAATCAGATGCGTAATTTAAGTGAAGAAGCACCTTTTGTTCTTGTAGATGATACAACTGTGCTGCTGTTTACTTAGATACACAGCAGCCATTCAAACAGTGAGAAAAGCAAAAGTGGGATGATATATTGAAGAGAATATGTCTGGATATCACAATCTCTCTTTCAGACACACAGACCCTGCCTGGATATCCTGGTGGCAATTTGTAAAttctttgtgtatatttttaatttatttaatctgtTAATTTTCTTCAGTCATTAAATGAAGTATTTTCATTCCAGTATGCATTAAAAATCCTACACTgctttggagtttgcatgctgtGTTTACatcacaaatatactgtatagggaATAACTCAAGTATAATGCAATGCCCAAAAGCAGTCCACATGAAGATAgcaaatgcacatttttttatatagctgTGCCAATATCGTGCTTTCCAGATGTTGTGGGTTTGCTGATGTGCTAGGTTCTCTTATTCTTTGGCCACTTTTTCAGGTTTAGTTACAGATGCAACAGGTGTATCACCTGCTAGCCATCCACCGCCAAACTTGCCATTTCTTGCCTGATGAAACACTGGAGAACACTGAGGGTACTCCCAGGGCAACTTGCCGCAATATTAGTTAAAAGGCACATTGAATGCAGAGAACTTTTACAGCAGGTGTAACAGGTATCTAAGAGCCTGGCTGTATGACATACCAGTTGCAGGCCACtggtttttttaaatagttttttggaTTCATGAGGAGGTTGGTcagacacagaattcaatggatgtccTTTTGGATGGACTTCCTTTAGTGCTGACCTACTATCTCCATCCAAACATACCAACCTAACTTATCCTTCCCTTTTCTTCCCGCTTCTCCACATAACAAATTGCAACACAGAAATTGTCTCCCTGAAAGCAAAGATAACTGAAAGCCTAGAACACAGagtcttcaaaacattttaagaacaTAGAAATATTAACTTTGTAATTATTAACCgtctaaattattttaatttacaaatgtttctATAAAATACCATACTATACATGCTATgttgcatttcatcattaaactACTGTAATCTCAGTATAAACCTTAGTAATCTCAATATTCAGAGAACTGtcatagcataacataacatattcTATGTGGTGACAACTGGCTGTGGATACAGTTGGTGCAGTAAAagcctgtttaaagaaaaactttgatTAATGCATAGGTCATTGAAAACGTAGCTTATGAAAGATTTAGTTACATTGGAATTTAAAAAGCACATTAACAATAATCTTTAAGATGAATTTTACAATGTTTTTAAGTATTACAGTGCTTTCGGGAAATGTAGCTTAATACTTCAACTTAATCAGTTTAATTCCTTCCCCATTGATTTCGATGTATGTATACTTTGACACATTcccaaatattttttgcattttcatgaaACTCAAGACGAAGCAAATTCAGCGAGGTTCTGTCATCACTGGTAAGATGCCATATTGTTTGCCCCACTACTCTGTCTTTGTAGGCAAGCTAGGCAGTTTATTTGCCATTAAGATCACAAAACAATACAGGACATGCTGATAATAAGTTAGTTTTATTTAAAGCAAAGGTCTTTGTTTGCCAGCACATATCTGTCATATTTTTAACCATTTCTTTCATATTAACAGTAGGTGAAggaaaacatattttgttttcagGATAGGAAATTATAGATTGCTACAGTGCAAACCAgaaattttgtattttctatGTGATCTTCTGATATTAGGGTATTTTGTAGtaaacaaaatagattttttaaaatttgaaacaaactgTAAAGAATTGAAATGATCCTAATTTATAATGAATGCATGTCAGATATTGATATTGAATGTGTTTTTAAAGCAACACAGTGGGATGGGGTTGCAGGGGGtaaaattttaagatttttttttttttcttcaatatacAGATGTAAAACATTAACAGACATAAAACATTAACAGACATCAGTAAGGATAAAAATTATCCCCATTAACCTTCCCATTTTAACATGCTGGTTTTGAAAATTCATTTGACATATCTGAGATGgaatatactatacagtatgtgtcatgaCCCTAAGAGAAGCAAGAAGCATATTAATGAGAGAACGAATGTGTATTTGTTCAGTTGCCATTGGGTAAATGATAGTGCTTTGTGTAGTCTGCATTTTGCAAAAACCTGTAGTAtaggatttttaaattttttaaaaaaattttttgtattttttgtatttttttttggatCTGACACTGAAACCGCTGTTCCTCTTCAGCATTCAGTGTTGGTTTTGTCAGACTCTGCCTCATAACTTCACAGAAAAAAGACAGATGTCAAATTCTTATAATTATGAATATTCCTCAACATCGTTCtgaatactgcttaaaatcagaGGGGAAAAGCAGCAGATAATTATGCAATGCAATCAgtaaaactggttggaacaaaaactggcagccacaggaCTGAACCTGAAAACTACTGTCATAGATACTTACTGATAAATAGGAGGtgttttagaaattaatttagcACATGCAaaactattatataataatatcagGTTTAAGattaaatgattattatttaatCGTTCGTCTAATCCTTATACAAATTAAACCATCTTTTTAAATGCCACACCATCATAGAGAAAGCAAGTAAGTATATCTACTTTTCAACAAATGGTGAAAGTTGCTGCACCCTTttcctgattattattatttgattatatatatatatatatttatttatttttattttcaggtattaCGAAGCTTTTCCACCGCTGTCTGAAAAAACTGTCTGTCTTCAGGAGATTATGACGGTCTGGAACAAGGCCAAAGCTTGCTCGTATTCAAGTTCATCTTCTTCATCTGCAGCTCCTCAGACAAGTACTGATACATCTTCTCCAAAAGACTGTAACAGTGAGGGTGAAGccgtaaaagaaaaaaacactgaaacatgCAGTACATTAAGTGAACGAACCCAAATACGAAAGAGTAAGAAGGAAAAAGAGAACCGATACAGTAACACTATCATGGATGTTAGAGCTACTCATAATAAAAAACAGATAAGACATAGACCTGAAGCAAAACTGCGCCCGCGCTCATGGTCATCAGGCTCTAGTGAAGCTGGCTCCAGCTCCAGTGGAAATCAATATGAGCTTAAAACATCAATAAAATCTATAAAAGCAAGACACAAGACACGGGATGCAGGAAGAAACAAAAAGGGGAAGAATAACCAATTGAAGTTATCTTTAAAGGGTGTTGAAAAAGACGAAAGGAAAAGTGCATGTGGAAGTAGCAGCAGTAGTGGTTTTGCCAAGCAGCAGCTCTGCAAAAGAGGAAAAAGGCCtttaaaagaaattagaaaaGATACCAGCTATAGTGAGATAAAAGAATTTGGCCCTGAAAGTAGgaacaaaaaagaatacaaagagGAACCATTGTGGTACACTGAACCAATTACTGAATATTTTGTTCCTTTCAGCAGTAAAAGCAAACTTGAGACAACGTACCGTAACAGGCTGGATTCACATGATGGTTTGTCTGTAGCTAGAGAAGTTGAAAATTTGTCTGAGTCGGTGCAAGGTATCTGCATCGCAAACAGCAGTTTTCAGAGAACATACCTCGCAGCAGGTACTTTCATTGATGGTCATTTTGTAGAAATGCCTGCTATTATAGATGAGGTCACAGACCTCAATGGGACCTCACACTGCCCTCAACAAGAGGATAGTAGAGATTTAGATGATAAGCATCTGTCTGAATTCACTCACTTCTATGAAGTGGACATTTATCAATCCATATTGGATCCTAGTGCCTCAAATTCATTACAAGAAAGTCGGATATTAAATATGATTCGACAAAAGAACAAAGAACATAGAGACTTTGAGGCAGAATGTTGTGTAGTGCTAGACGGACTAGAACTGCAAGGGGAAAGTGCAATAAGGACGGATTCACATTGTTCAGTTGGAGCAGATGGGTATTTCTTACAAGATATTGAAAGCATAGCTCAAGTATGGGAATGCTATTCATCTTCTACTTCTGATGAAATTGATGGAGAAAGTTTTGCAGGGGATTCTCCCATTCGTCTGTCCCCTATTTTGAATGATACAGTATTCAATGCAACCAGATTTTCTGAGAATCAGGAAGAAACCTTTTCAGAAGCCAATGATGTCTCTGGTTTAAACTCCTCTTGTTTCTCACTCTTTGAAGTGCAATATGACAACTCTGCTAATCCATTTCCTTGTGATTCTCTAGCTATTGGTCAGCAAAACACAGATTCAAACTGTATAGATTCCTTAGGAAATAAACAGTCCCGTCTGCTTATATGGACCAAAAATAGTGCCTTTGATGAAACTGAACACTGTTCGAATCTGTCCACACGAACTTGTAGCCCATGGTCACATTCAGAAGAAACTCGTTCAGATAATGAAACAGTCAACATTCATTTAGAGGAGTCAGCACAGTTTAGCATGGATGACATTAAGTGTATTGTCCCTAGCATCACATCCAAATACCTAGAAGATGATTTATTAGATTTTTTGCAAAAAGACACctgtgaagaaaaagaaagtactTTAAGAGAAATGCCAGATTTGCCATTTAAAAAGACCTCTAAACTTGAGTCAGTATGTGGAATAAAATTGGAAAAAGATGAAAGCAAATCATTTGAAACATCAGCTCTATTTGTAGATAATATAAACCAACAGAATGATAACTACAGCTCAGGGATAATAAAGGACATTTGGACAAATATTAGGGAAGGAGATACAGCAGCAACATTAGAGGAGGGTGGAACAGAGGATTGTATATTTACTCCAGAGACAAACACATACTGTTGCTGTCTGGATATAGAAACAAAAACTGGTACTTTGCAGGTACCTCAAAAAAAGGCCGTTCAAAGGTCTGAATATCATTTATGGGatggaaaaaaagaacatttggaggaaacagcagttgtaaaaaatgaaatttcaaatgttGATGGTGGTGACTATACAACGCCGTCAAAGGCTTGGGATGTGAATCCTGATAAAGACAGCAATGCATTTATTCCTGGAGGAGTTTATGGAGAGCTGAAATCTTTCAATAGTGATGGTGACTGGGCAGTAATACAGCCAACTCACTCTCGGGGAAGTTTGTTGCAGTGTGCAGCTTCTGAAGTGGTGACTATTGCCGGCACTGATGTGTTTATGAACCCTGGGAACTGCTTTGCTCCTGGACACAAGCCCTTATGGAGACCCTTGGTTTCATTTGGGCAGTGTGACCATACAGTTAAAAGAGGAGATGGATTGAATAAGGGATTTTCTTTTATCTTCCATGAAGATTTACTAGGATCTTACAATAGTTTTCAAAATGATGATCCTGGGCTTGACTATTCTTTTTCCTCCTTTGACTTGAACAATCCATTTTCTCAAGTTCTCCATGTAGAATGCTCTTTTGAGCCAGAGGACATTGCAACTTTTAGCCCAGGATTTAAACCTAAGTCTATTTTGTGCTCGGATTCAGAAAGTGAAGCTTTCCATCCTCGAATATATGGTATCAATCGAACTCAGTATAGGGCTATTCGTATTTCGCCCAGGACTCACTTCCGTCCGATTTCTGCCTCTGAACTTTCACCAGGAGGAGGAAGTGAATCTGAGTTGGAGTCTGAAAAAGAAGAAGCTAGTCTTCCTATAGTCCTTCAGACAGATGTATTTGAAGATCCGCAAGCTGATCTCAAACCATTAGAGGAAGATGCTGAACGGGAGGGTCCGTTCTATGGCAAATCAGAGCTTGAATCTGGTAAATTTTTACCAAGGCTAAAGAAGTCCGGCATGGAAAAAAGTGCGCAAACATCGCTGGATTCTGCAGAAGGTTCAAGTATTCTTTTGCCAATCACAGAACAAGGTGCATACCTAAGTTGTGATGATAAAGCTTTAGCTGTTAAAACAGAAGGAGAAAGTTCAATCATAGACTATGGAACAGAGGAGCATTGTAAAAAGAGCGAAGAGACATGTAAATGTTTAACAGTTGGCCATGACCCTAAATACAAGAAGCCATTTGAATCTGCGGAGGATCTTGAAGAGGTAGGGTAAGATCCATTTCTAAAGTTAATTTTAACTTTTGGGTATTGCACAATATATTATTCTGGAATTTATTTGGTTTTTCCATTCTCTTTGAAACAATTGTCTTAGGTGTAGTAagtgtcagtttatttattggcATGTTCCTTGTTTCAGAGTGGACAGGTAATGAAAAGTTTTGAATGAGATTACAGGAGCATACTGAGTGTTTTTTGGGGGTAAAACACTTTTGcttgagttatttatttaacacatgTAAGTGTTCCTATACGTTATCAGTCCTGCTTGTAGCCGATATATGTACAGAGCTTAGTAAAGGTTAGAAAGCAATGTAATTGATTATGTTTAGTTTGGTACAAATATGAATATATCCTGATTAGAAtatcttgttttaaaaaatgcacaccAACATTGATTTCTGTAGAAAAAGGattttgaaaactgaaaagtATGTTCAAGATTACTTAATTTCAGTAGTGCAACAAGTTTGAAATTTTTCTTAATAGCCTGATTTGTAGGGTTTGTTCTGATAACCTCTGTGGAGATAGTATTCAGTCAATGTAAATGTACgttttctttggtttgtcttCATATAATTTTGGGAATTCCTTCATTTGATAAAATGATCCTACCACTATCATTATCTGGCAGGACATTACATTCTGTCATAAGGCTGCAAGGTTTGCATCTTGCAGATTTGAAACTGTGCCAAAAAGTTGTGAGCAAGTTGTGAAATATGTTTTCCAGTATGATTTCTTGTCATATAATGTTGACATCCTCAGGGCAACATCTTCAGTCATTGTGACATGTTCAGCAACATGATTTTGTAAAGATTGCCCATACACTACCTTAAAATCATTGTCAATCTCAGACATTTTGAATGTTTTGGCTGTTACAGAAGCCTGAGTATAAAGGCAGAAATGAACCCTTCATGTCCCTTAATATGACAGCATTTCAAACCACACCTCACGCACACAAGATGGTGCCTAGTGATTCtgcaaaatgtaatcaaaaagTTTAAGTCTGATCCTGACAGGGGTATTCTACTGGGTAATTCCATGTtaaatcatcacacttttggacctcatTGTCACAGATTTTATTGAAACTTTGGTCATAGAGTAATccatggaactgaaattgcacGTAAGTTGTACAGAAATGGTTCTATCATTTTAAAGCTCATTTCTAGCTCAGTTTTGTGTAAATACTATGCTAtccccaaaataaacaaataccatGTTATGACTGTGTGAAATAAAGAGACAATAACcgattaagggttggggttttta from Erpetoichthys calabaricus chromosome 5, fErpCal1.3, whole genome shotgun sequence includes the following:
- the kiaa0232 gene encoding uncharacterized protein KIAA0232 homolog isoform X1, whose protein sequence is MHLIGNQLNDLLTEAFTIPHPDPLPASEMSLLRALGPVQTWLGQELEKCGIDAVIYTRYVLSLLLHDSYDYDLQDQENDIFLGWEKGTGKKWGKGKKKSTDLSLEEMKKQAAVQCLRSASDESSGIETLVEELCSKLKDLENKQKEEKLSIKKSDGSQSPELVASPSSKDQVEMYYEAFPPLSEKTVCLQEIMTVWNKAKACSYSSSSSSSAAPQTSTDTSSPKDCNSEGEAVKEKNTETCSTLSERTQIRKSKKEKENRYSNTIMDVRATHNKKQIRHRPEAKLRPRSWSSGSSEAGSSSSGNQYELKTSIKSIKARHKTRDAGRNKKGKNNQLKLSLKGVEKDERKSACGSSSSSGFAKQQLCKRGKRPLKEIRKDTSYSEIKEFGPESRNKKEYKEEPLWYTEPITEYFVPFSSKSKLETTYRNRLDSHDGLSVAREVENLSESVQGICIANSSFQRTYLAAGTFIDGHFVEMPAIIDEVTDLNGTSHCPQQEDSRDLDDKHLSEFTHFYEVDIYQSILDPSASNSLQESRILNMIRQKNKEHRDFEAECCVVLDGLELQGESAIRTDSHCSVGADGYFLQDIESIAQVWECYSSSTSDEIDGESFAGDSPIRLSPILNDTVFNATRFSENQEETFSEANDVSGLNSSCFSLFEVQYDNSANPFPCDSLAIGQQNTDSNCIDSLGNKQSRLLIWTKNSAFDETEHCSNLSTRTCSPWSHSEETRSDNETVNIHLEESAQFSMDDIKCIVPSITSKYLEDDLLDFLQKDTCEEKESTLREMPDLPFKKTSKLESVCGIKLEKDESKSFETSALFVDNINQQNDNYSSGIIKDIWTNIREGDTAATLEEGGTEDCIFTPETNTYCCCLDIETKTGTLQVPQKKAVQRSEYHLWDGKKEHLEETAVVKNEISNVDGGDYTTPSKAWDVNPDKDSNAFIPGGVYGELKSFNSDGDWAVIQPTHSRGSLLQCAASEVVTIAGTDVFMNPGNCFAPGHKPLWRPLVSFGQCDHTVKRGDGLNKGFSFIFHEDLLGSYNSFQNDDPGLDYSFSSFDLNNPFSQVLHVECSFEPEDIATFSPGFKPKSILCSDSESEAFHPRIYGINRTQYRAIRISPRTHFRPISASELSPGGGSESELESEKEEASLPIVLQTDVFEDPQADLKPLEEDAEREGPFYGKSELESGKFLPRLKKSGMEKSAQTSLDSAEGSSILLPITEQGAYLSCDDKALAVKTEGESSIIDYGTEEHCKKSEETCKCLTVGHDPKYKKPFESAEDLEELSSVSFCVQGENDKQQNECWWQKRLCSPVFPGSQCAECCSKTKEMHGVKSFSEKENPVVMSMTAATCDSNCSGEKNSGARATGFRRQLFSSESSSSDETASENGSDWVDPCEEDLISRTQL
- the kiaa0232 gene encoding uncharacterized protein KIAA0232 homolog isoform X4, encoding MSSGIETLVEELCSKLKDLENKQKEEKLSIKKSDGSQSPELVASPSSKDQVEMYYEAFPPLSEKTVCLQEIMTVWNKAKACSYSSSSSSSAAPQTSTDTSSPKDCNSEGEAVKEKNTETCSTLSERTQIRKSKKEKENRYSNTIMDVRATHNKKQIRHRPEAKLRPRSWSSGSSEAGSSSSGNQYELKTSIKSIKARHKTRDAGRNKKGKNNQLKLSLKGVEKDERKSACGSSSSSGFAKQQLCKRGKRPLKEIRKDTSYSEIKEFGPESRNKKEYKEEPLWYTEPITEYFVPFSSKSKLETTYRNRLDSHDGLSVAREVENLSESVQGICIANSSFQRTYLAAGTFIDGHFVEMPAIIDEVTDLNGTSHCPQQEDSRDLDDKHLSEFTHFYEVDIYQSILDPSASNSLQESRILNMIRQKNKEHRDFEAECCVVLDGLELQGESAIRTDSHCSVGADGYFLQDIESIAQVWECYSSSTSDEIDGESFAGDSPIRLSPILNDTVFNATRFSENQEETFSEANDVSGLNSSCFSLFEVQYDNSANPFPCDSLAIGQQNTDSNCIDSLGNKQSRLLIWTKNSAFDETEHCSNLSTRTCSPWSHSEETRSDNETVNIHLEESAQFSMDDIKCIVPSITSKYLEDDLLDFLQKDTCEEKESTLREMPDLPFKKTSKLESVCGIKLEKDESKSFETSALFVDNINQQNDNYSSGIIKDIWTNIREGDTAATLEEGGTEDCIFTPETNTYCCCLDIETKTGTLQVPQKKAVQRSEYHLWDGKKEHLEETAVVKNEISNVDGGDYTTPSKAWDVNPDKDSNAFIPGGVYGELKSFNSDGDWAVIQPTHSRGSLLQCAASEVVTIAGTDVFMNPGNCFAPGHKPLWRPLVSFGQCDHTVKRGDGLNKGFSFIFHEDLLGSYNSFQNDDPGLDYSFSSFDLNNPFSQVLHVECSFEPEDIATFSPGFKPKSILCSDSESEAFHPRIYGINRTQYRAIRISPRTHFRPISASELSPGGGSESELESEKEEASLPIVLQTDVFEDPQADLKPLEEDAEREGPFYGKSELESGKFLPRLKKSGMEKSAQTSLDSAEGSSILLPITEQGAYLSCDDKALAVKTEGESSIIDYGTEEHCKKSEETCKCLTVGHDPKYKKPFESAEDLEELSSVSFCVQGENDKQQNECWWQKRLCSPVFPGSQCAECCSKTKEMHGVKSFSEKENPVVMSMTAATCDSNCSGEKNSGARATGFRRQLFSSESSSSDETASENGSDWVDPCEEDLISRTQL
- the kiaa0232 gene encoding uncharacterized protein KIAA0232 homolog isoform X2, giving the protein MHLIGNQLNDLLTEAFTIPHPDPLPASEMSLLRALGPVQTWLGQELEKCGIDAVIYTRYVLSLLLHDSYDYDLQDQENDIFLGWEKGTGKKWGKGKKKSTDLSLEEMKKQAAVQCLRSASDESSGIETLVEELCSKLKDLENKQKEKLSIKKSDGSQSPELVASPSSKDQVEMYYEAFPPLSEKTVCLQEIMTVWNKAKACSYSSSSSSSAAPQTSTDTSSPKDCNSEGEAVKEKNTETCSTLSERTQIRKSKKEKENRYSNTIMDVRATHNKKQIRHRPEAKLRPRSWSSGSSEAGSSSSGNQYELKTSIKSIKARHKTRDAGRNKKGKNNQLKLSLKGVEKDERKSACGSSSSSGFAKQQLCKRGKRPLKEIRKDTSYSEIKEFGPESRNKKEYKEEPLWYTEPITEYFVPFSSKSKLETTYRNRLDSHDGLSVAREVENLSESVQGICIANSSFQRTYLAAGTFIDGHFVEMPAIIDEVTDLNGTSHCPQQEDSRDLDDKHLSEFTHFYEVDIYQSILDPSASNSLQESRILNMIRQKNKEHRDFEAECCVVLDGLELQGESAIRTDSHCSVGADGYFLQDIESIAQVWECYSSSTSDEIDGESFAGDSPIRLSPILNDTVFNATRFSENQEETFSEANDVSGLNSSCFSLFEVQYDNSANPFPCDSLAIGQQNTDSNCIDSLGNKQSRLLIWTKNSAFDETEHCSNLSTRTCSPWSHSEETRSDNETVNIHLEESAQFSMDDIKCIVPSITSKYLEDDLLDFLQKDTCEEKESTLREMPDLPFKKTSKLESVCGIKLEKDESKSFETSALFVDNINQQNDNYSSGIIKDIWTNIREGDTAATLEEGGTEDCIFTPETNTYCCCLDIETKTGTLQVPQKKAVQRSEYHLWDGKKEHLEETAVVKNEISNVDGGDYTTPSKAWDVNPDKDSNAFIPGGVYGELKSFNSDGDWAVIQPTHSRGSLLQCAASEVVTIAGTDVFMNPGNCFAPGHKPLWRPLVSFGQCDHTVKRGDGLNKGFSFIFHEDLLGSYNSFQNDDPGLDYSFSSFDLNNPFSQVLHVECSFEPEDIATFSPGFKPKSILCSDSESEAFHPRIYGINRTQYRAIRISPRTHFRPISASELSPGGGSESELESEKEEASLPIVLQTDVFEDPQADLKPLEEDAEREGPFYGKSELESGKFLPRLKKSGMEKSAQTSLDSAEGSSILLPITEQGAYLSCDDKALAVKTEGESSIIDYGTEEHCKKSEETCKCLTVGHDPKYKKPFESAEDLEELSSVSFCVQGENDKQQNECWWQKRLCSPVFPGSQCAECCSKTKEMHGVKSFSEKENPVVMSMTAATCDSNCSGEKNSGARATGFRRQLFSSESSSSDETASENGSDWVDPCEEDLISRTQL
- the kiaa0232 gene encoding uncharacterized protein KIAA0232 homolog isoform X3, with amino-acid sequence MHLIGNQLNDLLTEAFTIPHPDPLPASEMSLLRALGPVQTWLGQELEKCGIDAVIYTRYVLSLLLHDSYDYDLQDQENDIFLGWEKGTGKKWGKGKKKSTDLSLEEMKKQAAVQCLRSASDESSGIETLVEELCSKLKDLENKQKEEKLSIKKSDGSQSPELVASPSSKDQVEMYYEAFPPLSEKTVCLQEIMTVWNKAKACSYSSSSSSSAAPQTSTDTSSPKDCNSEGEAVKEKNTETCSTLSERTQIRKSKKEKENRYSNTIMDVRATHNKKQIRHRPEAKLRPRSWSSGSSEAGSSSSGNQYELKTSIKSIKARHKTRDAGRNKKGKNNQLKLSLKGVEKDERKSACGSSSSSGFAKQQLCKRGKRPLKEIRKDTSYSEIKEFGPESRNKKEYKEEPLWYTEPITEYFVPFSSKSKLETTYRNRLDSHDGLSVAREVENLSESVQGICIANSSFQRTYLAAGTFIDGHFVEMPAIIDEVTDLNGTSHCPQQEDSRDLDDKHLSEFTHFYEVDIYQSILDPSASNSLQESRILNMIRQKNKEHRDFEAECCVVLDGLELQGESAIRTDSHCSVGADGYFLQDIESIAQVWECYSSSTSDEIDGESFAGDSPIRLSPILNDTVFNATRFSENQEETFSEANDVSGLNSSCFSLFEVQYDNSANPFPCDSLAIGQQNTDSNCIDSLGNKQSRLLIWTKNSAFDETEHCSNLSTRTCSPWSHSEETRSDNETVNIHLEESAQFSMDDIKCIVPSITSKYLEDDLLDFLQKDTCEEKESTLREMPDLPFKKTSKLESVCGIKLEKDESKSFETSALFVDNINQQNDNYSSGIIKDIWTNIREGDTAATLEEGGTEDCIFTPETNTYCCCLDIETKTGTLQVPQKKAVQRSEYHLWDGKKEHLEETAVVKNEISNVDGGDYTTPSKAWDVNPDKDSNAFIPGGVYGELKSFNSDGDWAVIQPTHSRGSLLQCAASEVVTIAGTDVFMNPGNCFAPGHKPLWRPLVSFGQCDHTVKRGDGLNKGFSFIFHEDLLGSYNSFQNDDPGLDYSFSSFDLNNPFSQVLHVECSFEPEDIATFSPGFKPKSILCSDSESEAFHPRIYGINRTQYRAIRISPRTHFRPISASELSPGGGSESELESEKEEASLPIVLQTDVFEDPQADLKPLEEDAEREGPFYGKSELESGKFLPRLKKSGMEKSAQTSLDSAEGSSILLPITEQGAYLSCDDKALAVKTEGESSIIDYGTEEHCKKSEETCKCLTVGHDPKYKKPFESAEDLEEVGYLQLVFVCKEKMINSRMNAGGRKDCAHQFFQDHSAQSVAPKQKKCME